GCATAAGCCAAGCCCAGTAAACCGCAGCTCCGAGGCAGAATTGAGACGCTTCATGGTGCTTCTTTCCTGTAGGGAGTGGACTCGATAACTATACTTCGGCCGCGAAAATTGGCATATTAAGGAAGTATTCAGTGTTTAGACATACAGATATCGCCATTTATAGTGCCCAATAAATGCCCGCCGGTAAAGACCTAGGTCGATTTGGGACATGGGGGTAAGCGGCGCTCTATACGCCTGTACTTTGTTAATGATAACAAACACTGTGACAATTGAGGTTTGTGTGTCATAATCTCCTAAGAAATCGCGGCGCAGCTGTAACGCCAGCAGAAATGGCTGCGTTAGTGCTTTAGTATGAAAAGCTAAAGTGCGATTGTGCACGCGCTCCAACAAAAGAAAGAACCTCAATGAACGTTTTCGATACCGTCCTCGTTTCCATCAACGATTCCTCGGCCCTTCATCCACTCCGCGTTGGAGGCCTACTCCAAGCTGCTGGTTTCCCTCACCTGATCTAAACCTGCGAGCCTCAAGGGCCCTGTGCATCTGCTGCTTGCCGATGCCTCCCTTCTTCGCGGGCCCTTTCCTCTTCTCACCGCCGTATGGGGTGCCCCTCAAGTGTGACCAATTGCGACAATGAGGACAAAGTTACGTATCCTGTAGGGCGTGACTAACGAACATTATGACGTAGTAGTACTCGGTGCGGCCCTGGCGGCGTTGCCGCCATCCGCGCAGCTCAGCTTGGAAAGAAAGTCGCTGTTATTGAAAAGCAGTACTGGGGCGGAGTCTGCCTCAACGTAGGCTGTATTCTCCAAGTCGCTGCTGAAGAATGCAGAGGTAGCCCACACTTCAACCACGAGGCGAAGGCTTTTGGCATCTCCGGCGATGTTTCCTTTGATTTCGGTGTAGCCCAAGCGTTCCCGCAAGGTTTCTTCGGGCATCGTCAAGGGCGTTCACTACCTGATGAAGAAGAACAAGATCACCGAGATCAACGGTCTGGGTTCCTTCAAGGACGATAAGACCATTGAGATTACTGAGGGCGATGATGAAGGTAAGACCGTTACCTTCGATGACTGCATCATCGCCACCGGCTCCGTGGTCAAGTCCCTGCCTGGCGTTGAGCTGGGCGGCAATATCGTCTCCTATGAAGAGCAGATCCTGAACGAGGAAGCACCGAAGTCCATGGTCATTGTGGGCGCCGGCGCCATCGGCATGGAGTTTGCTTATGTGCTAGCCAATTACGGTGTGGACGTCACTATCGTGGAGTTCATGGACCGCGTCCTGCCGAATGAGGACAAGGACGTATCCAAGGAGATTGCCAAGCAGTACAAGAAGCTCGGCGTGAAGCTCCTGACCGGTTACAAGACCACCTCTGTGAAGGACAACGGCGACGATGTCACCGTTGAGGTCGAATCCAAGGACGGCTCCAAGCAGGACACCCTGACCGTGGATCGCGCCATGATCTCCATCGGCTTCGCCCCGCGCGTTGAGGGCTTTGGCCTTGAGAACACCGGCGTTGAGCTGACTGAGCGCGGTGCCATCGACATCGATGACCGCATGCGCACCAACGTTGACCACATTTATGCCATCGGTGACGTCACCGCGAAGCTGCAGCTCGCACACGTGGCAGAGGCACAGGGCGTTGTAGCGGCAGAAACCATTGCTGATGCAGAAACTCAGCTCTTGGGTGACTACAACAACATGCCGCGCGCTACCTTCTGCAACCCGCAGGTCGCTTCCTTTGGCTACACCGAAGAGGCAGCCAAGGAGAAGTTCCCGGATAAGGACATCAAGGTTGCTACCTTCCCGTTCTCCGCAAACGGTAAGGCCGCTGGCCTGAATGAGACCGCCGGTCGCTTATTGCTGACGGCGAATTCGGCGAGCTCATCGGCGGACACATGGTGGGCTCCAACGTTTCGGAGCTCTTGCCTGAGCTGACCTTGGCGCAGCGTTTCGACCTGACCACTGAGGAAATCGGCCGCAACGTACACACCACCCGACCTTGTCTGAGGCCATGAAGGAAGCCGCTGAGGGTATCAGCGGCCACATGATCAACCTCTAAACAAGCCTCCCTATAGCATAACGGCACCGCGGCGTTCTCCAGGAGGACCGCGGTGCCGTTTCTGTGTGCGGCTAAAAGCCCAGCTAGTAAGGCGCGACCGCCGAGCGGTGAATATCGATATCGATCGCCTCGTTGATGGGCGGGAAAGCGCGCTGCGAGTTCTCACGCGCGCAAGTACGGCAGCCAGGACCGATGGGCGTAGCAGCGTGGAGATTGGTGAGGTCGAGGCCCTCCGCATAGACCGTGCGATCGGCGTGGCGGGCCTCGCAGCCCAGGCCAATGGCGAAGAGCTTATTGGTATCGCCGTAGCGCCCTTGGTGGTGCTGCACGGCGCGGAAACCACGGTAGTTGCGCCCATCAGGCATCTGCGCCAGCTGACGCGAGATGACCCCGGGCGGGTGAAGGTCTCATAGACATTCCAGAGCGGGCAGGTGCCGCCATTATTGGAAAAGTGCACGCCGGTGGCGGATTGCCGCTTGGACATATTGCCGGCGCGATCCACGCGCACGAAGGTAAACGGAACGCCGCGCTATCGCGCTGCAGGGTGGAAAGCCGGGAGGCGACTGTCTCATCCCACGCCGAAGACCTGGCACAGATACTCCACATCGTAGCGCGCTCGGCCTCGCTGTGCATCATGGCATAGGGCATGAGCGTGGCGGCTGCAAAGTAGCTGGCCAAGCCGCGTTGCGCCAGGCTGCGGGAGGAATCAGAGGTAAAGGTTCATCGGGCCACGAGATTTGCCTTGGGCCTCGAGAGCAGGCCGAGCTCGGCGGCCATGCGGAAGGCGCGTTGGCCCTCGCTCAAGCGCGAGGCAAGCGTGAACTGCCCGCTCTCGGCGGTCAAAGCGGTGCAGCGTGCCATCCATCTGCGCCGTGAGCTCGATTTCTACGCCGTGCTTCTCGCGCGCAGCCGGTTCGCCAGCGCCTGTTCGGTATTGCGAATGCCGAATCCGGAAACGCCGAGGTCACCGGCGCTCCTCCTCCGCGTGATGGTCCAGCCCGTCCAGGTAATTTTGCCGGGCATAGAAGAAGTCGCGCACCTCATCGTGCGGCATGGAGGGCAGCTGCGCTTTCCGATGTCCGCCTCGTATCCGTGGCCAGCGAGAGCTTATCGCGCACGTTGCGGTAGCGGCGGTGTACATCGACAAGCGTGCGGGCGACGGTGGGGTGGTTATATACCAGCTCCGATAGCTCCTGAAGCTCCACCGGGGAGGGGCAGAGCTCCTTGTCTTGGATGACGTCCTGGATCTCCGCGAGGAGACGGGAGTCATCATCGCGGGAGAAAAACGTGGCGTCGACGCCAAAGACCTCGGTAATGCGCAGCAGCACCGGCACGGTGAGCGGGCGGACATCGTGCTCAATCTGGTTGACGTAACTGGCGGAAAGGCCGAGGGTGCCAGCTAGGGAGGCTTGGCTGAGATCGCGTTCGCGGCGAAGCTGGCGAAGGCGAGATCCCACATACGTCTTACTCATGCGCCAAAGGTTACTAGTAGCGAGCGCGGCTGTGCATCTTTATGGCGAAAATTTTGTGAAGACTCTTCGCTACCTGGACACGCTGTTTGTGGGGTTTCATGCGAAAGTTTGACACATAAAGGGGTGGGTTAATCACTTGCGCAACATGGAGTGGCGAAGCTCACAATTTGGGCTACAAATATGAAACATCTGCATTGCGGAAATGAAGGTACCCAAGGTAACAGCGTTTTCGCATTCTTGTTCTCAGGATACCCTTACCTAAAAGATCTCACCGCCTAGTCGCGCTTGCGAACCAGGAGCAATTGGCCGCTCGAAAATAACTAGTAACCAGCGGTTAAGCCCAGTTAAGGTAAGTACGACTATGGAGGTGTCATGACTTTAAGAAATCCGGACCGTGAGGCAATCGCTCACGGCCACATCACTAATGAACCAATTCGTCAGCAGCCCGGAACGCCATCGTGGGTACTGAAGCTCATCATGGCCGTTACCGGTTTTTCTTTGCGCTTTTCGTCGTCGGCCATGGCCGGCAACCTGAAGCTGTACATGCCGGCACACAACGGTGAGCCCGCCCTGGATGAGTACGGCGAGTTCCTGCGCTCTATGGGTGAACCGCTGTTGCCGCATGGCTCTGCCCTGTGGATCATCCGCATCGTGCTGATCGTGGCAATCCTTGCCCACATCTCTACGGTGCCTTTACCCTGGCTTCCCGCTCCAAGGCATCCCGCGGCAAGTTCAAGCGCACCAACCTGATGGGTGGCCTGGATTCCTTCGCCACCAAGTCCATGCTGGTAACCGGTGTCGCTGCTGCTCTTCATCATCTTCCACCTGCTGGACCTCACCATGGGCGTACAGCCGATGGCCCCAGAGGGTTTTGAAGGCTCTGTCAGGCCAATATGATCGAAACCTTTAGCCGTTGGCCGGTCACCATCTTCTACGTGCTGGCAATGTGCTGCCTCTTCCTGCACCTGACCCACGGCATTCGCCTCGCCGCATCTGACCTGGGTATCACCGGTGCCAAATGGCGTCAGACCTTCTTGGTCTTGGCCTACATCATCCCGGCCGTTGTATGCATCGGCAACATCGTT
The window above is part of the Corynebacterium accolens genome. Proteins encoded here:
- a CDS encoding helix-turn-helix domain-containing protein, producing MSKTYVGSRLRQLRRERDLSQASLAGTLGLSASYVNQIEHDVRPLTVPVLLRITEVFGVDATFFSRDDDSRLLAEIQDVIQDKELCPSPVELQELSELVYNHPTVARTLVDVHRRYRNVRDKLSLATDTRRTSESAAALHAAR